One window of Thermacetogenium phaeum DSM 12270 genomic DNA carries:
- a CDS encoding O-antigen ligase family protein, whose translation MNPPAIQDLKRIWKQSALLAFFSALAGLWRTSALYGFLLGPGYRAENARLRQTALSRVVAAPLEALTVLLQAFGERLKGSITSRLLEAAAGMSHLVLVLVAAYPIIDYYLRSHPALVGSAGIWKELLFLLGLLLVLARIAVNRGEKFHFTPLDLPLLLFFGTGVALYLFRSPEPAVALDGFRVTFEYLLWYYVAANISLNFRKQRIFVLSLVAAAFPVALYGIFQYVTGAPMPASWVDQAEAGVRTRAYSIIGSPNILGCYLVLVIPPAAALFRSCNSRRLRFLLGAALLTMLGCLVVTFSRGAWLAFLAAALLYGLLQDKRVLALILAGAILLPVVSPSVAGRLQYTFSSRYLESSARGGRLARWELAADRLIKHPVTGVGLGRFGGATADRFRMPGTFYVDNYYLKLAAETGFTGLIVFLWVLLRALRMLAGVIRDVSSDPEKRALACGIAAGLVGVLVHNGVENVFEVPMMQTLFWAILGATTQLPERVPDG comes from the coding sequence GTGAACCCACCGGCAATCCAAGACTTGAAAAGGATCTGGAAGCAGAGCGCCCTCCTGGCTTTCTTCAGCGCCCTGGCCGGGCTCTGGCGGACCAGCGCCCTCTACGGCTTCCTGCTGGGGCCGGGCTACCGGGCAGAGAACGCCCGTCTCCGGCAGACCGCCCTCTCCAGGGTGGTCGCCGCTCCCTTAGAGGCGCTGACGGTTCTGCTCCAGGCGTTCGGGGAGCGCCTCAAGGGAAGCATCACCTCCCGCCTGCTGGAAGCGGCGGCAGGGATGTCCCATCTCGTCCTGGTGCTGGTCGCCGCCTACCCCATCATCGACTACTATCTGCGCAGCCACCCCGCCCTGGTGGGCAGCGCCGGCATCTGGAAAGAGCTTCTGTTCCTGCTGGGGCTCCTTCTGGTCCTGGCCAGAATCGCGGTCAACCGCGGAGAGAAGTTCCACTTCACACCCCTGGACCTCCCGCTGCTGCTCTTTTTCGGCACCGGGGTCGCCCTCTACCTCTTCCGCTCCCCGGAACCGGCCGTGGCGTTAGACGGGTTCCGGGTAACCTTCGAGTACCTCCTCTGGTACTACGTGGCGGCGAACATCTCCCTCAACTTCCGGAAGCAGCGCATCTTCGTCCTGAGCCTGGTCGCCGCCGCCTTCCCGGTCGCCCTTTACGGCATCTTCCAGTACGTCACCGGAGCCCCCATGCCCGCCTCCTGGGTCGACCAGGCCGAAGCCGGGGTGAGGACGCGGGCGTATTCCATCATCGGCAGCCCCAACATCCTGGGCTGCTACCTGGTTCTCGTCATCCCACCGGCAGCAGCTCTCTTCAGATCCTGCAATTCGCGCCGCCTGCGCTTCCTGCTCGGGGCGGCGCTCCTGACCATGCTGGGCTGCCTGGTCGTCACCTTTTCCCGGGGTGCCTGGCTCGCCTTCCTGGCGGCCGCCCTCCTCTACGGGCTGCTCCAGGATAAGCGTGTGCTCGCCCTCATCCTGGCCGGGGCAATCCTGCTCCCGGTGGTCTCCCCGTCGGTGGCCGGCCGCCTTCAGTACACCTTCAGCAGCCGGTACCTGGAGAGCTCCGCCCGGGGCGGGCGGCTCGCCCGGTGGGAGCTCGCCGCCGACCGCCTCATCAAACACCCGGTGACGGGAGTCGGCCTGGGGCGCTTCGGAGGTGCCACCGCAGACCGCTTCCGGATGCCGGGCACCTTTTACGTCGACAACTACTACCTCAAGCTGGCGGCGGAGACCGGCTTCACCGGCCTCATCGTCTTCCTCTGGGTGCTCCTGCGGGCGCTCCGCATGCTGGCGGGCGTCATCAGGGACGTCTCATCAGATCCCGAAAAGCGCGCCCTGGCCTGCGGCATCGCCGCCGGGCTGGTAGGAGTCCTCGTCCACAACGGGGTGGAAAACGTCTTCGAGGTGCCGATGATGCAGACCCTCTTCTGGGCGATCCTCGGAGCCACCACCCAGCTGCCGGAAAGGGTGCCTGACGGGTAA
- a CDS encoding glycosyltransferase: MNEQARLSVVHIIGGGEFGGAEQHVLRLTERLGRNGCDPHVVCLFREPFYRMLREAGIPAAVVPMRHRLDWGACLRLASLLRELRPQIVHTHGVRSNLIGRLAARLAAVPVVVTTVHSVLPQDYPSPVSRLLNGFTERVTSPLTTHFIAVSGFIGDYLAAAGIPREKITVIYNGIDPALWESWACDGSFRTRFGIPPEAPLFGIVARLHPVKGHRYFLEAAREVAGRFPDARFVIVGSGFYWREVDSLIREYGLADRCIRTGFLTDAGPAYAALDCLVISSLSEGFGLTALEAAALGKPVIATRVGALPEIIEDGVTGLLVPPADPGALARAMLRLLEDPAEGRRLGAAAREVLLERFSLDRTVAQTAGLYRSLLEGRG, translated from the coding sequence GTGAATGAACAGGCAAGGCTGAGCGTTGTCCACATCATCGGCGGCGGAGAGTTCGGGGGAGCCGAGCAGCACGTCCTGCGCCTTACGGAGCGTTTGGGGAGAAACGGCTGTGATCCCCACGTCGTCTGCCTTTTCCGGGAGCCCTTTTACCGGATGCTCCGGGAGGCCGGGATTCCCGCCGCCGTCGTGCCCATGCGGCACCGGCTCGACTGGGGTGCCTGTCTGCGCCTGGCGTCCCTGCTCCGGGAGCTGCGCCCGCAGATCGTCCACACCCACGGCGTGCGGAGCAACCTCATCGGGCGCCTGGCGGCGCGCCTTGCCGCCGTCCCGGTGGTCGTGACCACCGTTCACAGCGTTCTCCCCCAGGATTACCCGTCCCCGGTGAGCCGCCTCCTCAACGGCTTCACCGAACGGGTGACGTCACCGCTGACCACGCACTTCATCGCCGTCTCCGGCTTCATCGGGGACTACCTCGCGGCGGCCGGGATTCCCCGGGAGAAGATCACCGTCATCTACAACGGGATCGACCCCGCCCTCTGGGAGAGTTGGGCTTGCGACGGCTCCTTCCGCACCCGCTTCGGGATCCCCCCCGAAGCCCCCCTCTTCGGGATCGTTGCCCGGCTGCACCCCGTCAAGGGCCACCGCTACTTCCTGGAGGCCGCCAGGGAGGTGGCCGGGAGGTTCCCCGACGCCCGCTTCGTCATCGTCGGAAGCGGCTTCTACTGGCGGGAGGTGGATTCCCTGATCAGAGAGTACGGCCTGGCCGACCGCTGCATCCGCACCGGCTTTCTGACGGATGCCGGCCCCGCCTACGCCGCCCTCGACTGCCTGGTGATCAGCTCTCTTTCCGAGGGCTTCGGCCTCACCGCCCTGGAGGCGGCCGCTTTGGGTAAGCCGGTCATCGCCACCAGGGTCGGGGCGCTGCCGGAGATCATCGAAGACGGGGTGACCGGCCTGCTGGTGCCGCCTGCCGATCCCGGGGCGCTGGCCCGGGCGATGCTGCGCCTCCTCGAGGATCCCGCCGAGGGGCGCCGCCTCGGCGCTGCAGCCCGAGAGGTGCTGCTGGAGAGGTTCAGCTTAGACCGGACGGTCGCCCAGACCGCAGGCCTCTACCGGTCGCTCCTCGAGGGCCGGGGGTAA
- a CDS encoding DUF4330 domain-containing protein, which translates to MRVIDDRGKLFGLINPIDLLALVLVLAVAAGIYLKVHPAGQAQEYATADVLVEAAFIHPETAKAVKVGDRLVANGSFTDARIIDVRVEPALIATTKADGTRLLTRDPFNMDLYATIRGRVALGEPDLRVAGQEVRVGKDDFYLKTQTVQLKAQVLKIDIHED; encoded by the coding sequence GTGCGGGTCATCGACGACAGAGGGAAGTTGTTCGGGCTGATCAACCCCATCGACCTGTTGGCGCTGGTTCTGGTGCTCGCCGTCGCCGCGGGCATCTACCTGAAGGTGCACCCGGCCGGGCAGGCGCAGGAATACGCCACTGCCGACGTTCTCGTGGAGGCGGCCTTCATCCATCCGGAAACGGCGAAGGCCGTCAAGGTGGGGGACAGGCTGGTGGCCAACGGCAGCTTCACCGACGCCCGCATCATCGACGTCCGGGTGGAGCCGGCCCTGATCGCCACCACCAAGGCCGACGGCACCCGGCTGCTGACGAGGGACCCCTTTAACATGGACCTCTACGCCACCATCAGGGGCAGGGTCGCCCTCGGGGAGCCCGACCTGCGGGTGGCCGGACAGGAGGTCCGGGTCGGGAAGGACGACTTCTACCTGAAGACGCAGACGGTGCAGCTGAAAGCGCAGGTACTCAAGATAGACATCCACGAGGATTAA
- a CDS encoding glycosyltransferase family 4 protein, with the protein MELPSLTVAFFTALGIPLVLTPFVKRLAVLAGAVDRPGGRKVHRVSVPSWGGLGIFLGFAAASLLVVPHNHQLTGLLAGGFVVLLVGMIDDWRGISPWAKLAGQIAAASVLVAWGIRVDFVTNPLGGMIYLGSFSIPVTILWVVAITNALNLVDGLDGLAAGVAAISAGTVAVVSFGEGEPLVAAFALLLAAACLGFLPHNFHPAKIFMGDTGSMFLGFMLASLAAVGLTKSATAFSLILPILILGIPIFDMVFAIVRRILRHRPIFAADREHLHHRLLDLGLTHRQSVLVIYGVNLLLGGSAVLLTRLATDQGMLLLLIVLAGVLAAANKIGLFSVSSAVPSPASEKAPSDGA; encoded by the coding sequence GTGGAGCTGCCTTCACTTACCGTGGCATTTTTCACTGCGTTGGGCATACCCCTGGTGCTGACGCCGTTCGTCAAAAGGCTGGCCGTTCTGGCCGGCGCCGTCGACCGGCCCGGGGGGAGGAAGGTGCACCGGGTTTCCGTGCCCTCCTGGGGCGGCCTCGGCATCTTCCTGGGCTTTGCGGCGGCGTCCCTGCTGGTGGTGCCGCACAATCATCAGCTCACCGGCCTGCTGGCAGGGGGGTTCGTCGTCCTGCTGGTGGGCATGATCGATGACTGGCGCGGGATTTCCCCCTGGGCCAAGCTGGCCGGGCAGATTGCGGCCGCCTCCGTCCTGGTGGCCTGGGGGATCCGGGTTGACTTCGTCACCAACCCCCTGGGCGGGATGATCTATCTGGGGAGCTTCAGCATACCCGTCACCATCCTCTGGGTTGTGGCCATTACCAACGCCCTCAACCTGGTAGACGGGCTGGACGGCCTGGCGGCGGGGGTTGCCGCCATTTCCGCCGGAACGGTGGCCGTCGTCTCCTTCGGGGAGGGGGAGCCTTTGGTCGCCGCCTTTGCCCTGCTGCTGGCGGCGGCGTGCCTCGGGTTTCTCCCGCACAACTTCCATCCGGCGAAGATCTTCATGGGGGACACGGGATCGATGTTCCTCGGCTTCATGCTGGCCTCCCTGGCGGCAGTCGGCCTCACCAAGTCGGCGACCGCCTTTTCCCTGATCCTGCCGATCCTCATCCTCGGCATCCCCATCTTCGATATGGTTTTCGCCATCGTTCGCAGGATCCTGAGACACCGGCCGATCTTCGCAGCCGACCGTGAGCACCTGCACCACCGTCTGTTGGACCTCGGTCTGACGCACCGGCAGTCGGTGCTGGTCATCTACGGCGTCAACCTCCTGCTGGGGGGGAGCGCCGTGCTCCTCACCCGCCTGGCCACGGACCAGGGGATGCTGCTGCTGTTGATCGTGCTGGCGGGTGTGCTGGCCGCCGCCAACAAGATCGGGCTCTTTTCCGTGAGCTCCGCGGTGCCGTCCCCGGCTTCCGAGAAGGCACCATCCGACGGAGCGTGA
- a CDS encoding SH3 domain-containing protein gives MKWRRYLLFALPLVVGTGLGFLLGSVVFAGGEGPGSASDPLVARSYVDERVKGYVRELEERVAALNERALKLEEELAGLQKRYESAPEQPGGGSDGGSGSSTPAPGNGVVYIKEGNSYVNLRSGPGTNHEIVGKALPGQPLTVVGREGDWYRVRLGDGKTAWIAAWLVTAPS, from the coding sequence ATGAAGTGGAGAAGGTATCTTCTGTTCGCCCTGCCTTTGGTCGTCGGGACCGGCCTTGGCTTTCTGCTGGGCTCGGTTGTCTTCGCCGGGGGGGAGGGGCCGGGAAGCGCCTCCGATCCCCTGGTGGCGCGCAGCTACGTTGATGAACGGGTGAAGGGCTACGTCCGTGAACTGGAGGAAAGGGTCGCTGCCCTCAACGAGCGCGCCCTGAAGCTGGAGGAGGAGCTTGCCGGGCTTCAGAAGCGCTACGAAAGCGCCCCCGAACAGCCCGGGGGAGGCTCTGACGGAGGCTCCGGCAGCAGCACACCGGCCCCCGGCAATGGTGTCGTCTACATCAAAGAGGGGAACAGCTACGTCAATCTCCGGAGCGGCCCCGGGACGAACCACGAAATCGTGGGGAAGGCCCTGCCGGGCCAGCCCTTAACTGTGGTCGGCCGGGAGGGGGACTGGTACCGGGTGCGCCTCGGCGACGGGAAGACGGCCTGGATCGCCGCCTGGCTGGTTACCGCCCCCTCCTGA
- a CDS encoding HD domain-containing protein — MEMTRQEALALVKEKVHTPELVNHMLATAAIMEGLARRLGEDEEKWYLAGLLHDIDYEETKDDPDRHSLVAGEMLEELGFDGEIVHAVKAHNDHEGISRDTLLAKALYATDPLSGLITATAYVMPSRTLGEVKVKSIKKKFKDKAFARGANRDQIRTCEEFGVPLEEFFEIALKGMQGIASSLGLA; from the coding sequence ATGGAGATGACGCGCCAAGAGGCTTTGGCCCTCGTCAAGGAAAAGGTTCACACACCCGAGCTCGTCAATCACATGCTGGCCACCGCCGCCATTATGGAGGGGCTGGCCCGGCGGCTGGGCGAGGATGAGGAGAAGTGGTACCTGGCCGGCCTTCTGCACGACATCGACTACGAGGAGACCAAGGACGACCCCGACCGGCACAGCCTGGTGGCGGGGGAGATGCTGGAAGAGCTGGGGTTCGACGGGGAGATTGTCCACGCCGTCAAGGCCCACAACGACCACGAGGGGATCAGCCGCGACACCCTCCTGGCCAAGGCCTTATACGCCACCGACCCCCTCTCCGGCCTGATCACGGCCACCGCCTACGTGATGCCTTCGCGCACCCTCGGGGAGGTCAAGGTGAAGTCCATCAAGAAGAAGTTCAAGGACAAGGCCTTCGCCCGGGGAGCCAACAGGGACCAGATCCGCACCTGTGAGGAGTTCGGCGTTCCCTTGGAGGAGTTCTTCGAGATAGCCCTGAAGGGGATGCAGGGGATAGCCTCTTCTTTAGGCCTGGCCTGA
- a CDS encoding O-antigen ligase family protein: MPGKKQKGRSTRSKKAAGRSLQKAAQGKVVSLSEKRGRKKVVPLRSKKEREAVAAKGVRRRRPRFRIPEGLQDSIRRLAIRLRLSSGTGAAASKKAAGHQGGPARSGRGEWFSRAAASLQGVLPAESGRTLRRLCSVEGLVAVMLAVLLFYPPYFRGLFFSRELLPTHMYTAVIFALFAFYKLSRRELSFFRAPLDYAVFILLGLYFTSSAVAWNAREAAAAVLKIANYTAVYWLLASVVRSLNAVRGYLAVYFLSGAGVALLGLGAAFGTFRYKDAFVGGRIYSSLQYPNSLASFLTAVNLFGLYFQAVAVKLPSRLLLAAGNYLLFLTFLGTQSRGAYLIYPLGLIVLLAGLPGGARLRSLGCFLLQALCAVLVSGRVMACTGGGAALKGWLWVLAGAALAAGLQYLWHRLEQPRPAPAPGARRRRLRPWVLPAAGVLAVLIAAGGGYYALRHASTPAAAAARILPQSWMERVQSISLQEKNAQERLLWSRDALKIMTAGPVNALLGTGGGGWNSLYHKYQDYYYSSTEVHNHFLQVGVETGFPGLLAFLAVWFCFLLSTVAVLRGRVGEDVKGTSWAIFAAALALGIHSFLDFNLSLGAVALFLWGLFGLQRGLQRLFVPSEEAAPAGGKKLKERRTFTSSPFFQGAAVGLAAFLVFFVSLNLFLGEKYAAGATAAAKEQNAQQVVNGLERAAQCDPWKASYRMELGRIYMQAGTEQGDGRLLGLALERLREAVRLNRGDAGARVLYAGALFRAGQVEEGVRQLEEALSLAPLRQSLYEDLAQGYLSAGRYLLERPLKDSRQGEEGTSQEVGEPQGAARDYLVKAAQVPQRLKRRMAAVPEAYRRYWVKAPQLAVTPSLQLSAGEAAALLGRREEAVEYLAGAERDDRFKAEALLWRGLVLERMGRSAEGKELVGRALELKPELAEERDRLQRILPR, from the coding sequence ATGCCAGGAAAGAAGCAAAAAGGAAGGAGCACGCGGAGCAAGAAGGCCGCCGGACGGTCTTTGCAGAAGGCGGCGCAGGGGAAGGTGGTCAGCCTTTCCGAAAAGCGCGGCCGCAAAAAGGTCGTTCCTTTGAGGAGCAAGAAGGAGCGGGAAGCAGTCGCCGCCAAGGGGGTCAGGCGCAGGAGGCCGCGCTTCCGGATTCCGGAGGGCCTCCAGGATTCTATCCGGCGGCTGGCGATCCGCCTGCGGCTGAGCTCCGGGACGGGGGCTGCCGCCTCGAAGAAAGCGGCAGGGCACCAGGGCGGGCCGGCCCGGAGCGGCCGGGGTGAGTGGTTCTCCCGGGCGGCCGCCTCCCTTCAGGGTGTGTTGCCTGCGGAAAGCGGGAGGACGCTGCGGCGGCTCTGCAGCGTCGAGGGCCTGGTTGCCGTCATGCTGGCGGTCCTGCTCTTCTACCCGCCCTACTTCCGCGGTCTCTTCTTCTCCCGGGAGCTGCTGCCGACCCACATGTACACGGCGGTGATCTTCGCTCTTTTCGCATTCTACAAGCTTTCCCGGAGGGAGCTCTCCTTCTTTCGGGCTCCTTTGGACTACGCCGTTTTCATCCTGCTGGGGCTCTATTTCACATCCTCTGCTGTGGCCTGGAATGCCCGGGAAGCCGCGGCGGCGGTCTTGAAGATAGCCAACTACACCGCCGTCTACTGGCTGCTGGCCTCGGTCGTCCGCTCCCTCAACGCCGTGCGCGGCTATCTGGCCGTCTACTTTCTGAGCGGCGCCGGGGTCGCCCTGCTCGGCCTGGGGGCGGCCTTCGGCACTTTCCGCTACAAGGACGCCTTCGTCGGCGGCAGGATCTACTCCAGCCTGCAGTACCCCAACTCCCTGGCCTCGTTCCTGACCGCCGTCAACCTCTTCGGCCTCTACTTCCAGGCGGTGGCCGTGAAGCTCCCCTCCCGCCTGCTGCTGGCGGCGGGCAACTACCTGCTTTTCCTCACCTTCCTGGGAACGCAGTCCCGGGGCGCCTACCTGATCTATCCTTTGGGGCTCATCGTCCTCCTCGCCGGCCTCCCCGGAGGGGCGCGCCTGCGCTCTCTGGGCTGCTTCCTCCTGCAGGCGCTCTGCGCCGTCTTGGTCTCGGGGAGGGTGATGGCCTGCACCGGCGGTGGGGCCGCCCTCAAGGGGTGGCTCTGGGTGCTGGCCGGTGCGGCCTTAGCCGCCGGCCTGCAGTACCTCTGGCACCGCCTGGAGCAGCCGCGTCCTGCCCCTGCACCGGGCGCCCGGCGCCGCCGGCTGAGGCCCTGGGTGCTGCCGGCGGCCGGGGTGCTGGCGGTCCTGATCGCCGCCGGCGGCGGCTACTACGCCCTGCGCCATGCCTCCACACCAGCGGCGGCTGCTGCCCGGATCCTGCCGCAGTCCTGGATGGAGCGGGTGCAGAGCATTTCCCTTCAGGAGAAGAACGCCCAGGAGCGCCTGCTCTGGAGCAGGGATGCTCTTAAGATAATGACCGCCGGGCCGGTCAACGCCCTCCTGGGCACCGGCGGGGGCGGCTGGAATTCCCTCTACCACAAGTATCAGGACTACTACTATTCTTCCACCGAGGTGCACAACCACTTCTTGCAGGTGGGCGTGGAGACGGGCTTCCCCGGCCTGCTGGCCTTTCTCGCCGTCTGGTTCTGCTTCCTCTTAAGCACTGTGGCGGTGCTGAGAGGAAGGGTTGGGGAGGACGTGAAGGGGACGTCCTGGGCGATCTTTGCCGCCGCTCTGGCCCTCGGCATTCACTCCTTCCTGGACTTCAACCTCTCCTTAGGGGCGGTCGCCCTCTTCCTGTGGGGGCTCTTCGGGCTGCAGCGCGGGCTTCAGCGGCTCTTCGTTCCCTCTGAAGAGGCCGCACCCGCAGGGGGGAAGAAGCTAAAGGAGCGCCGGACTTTCACGTCGAGCCCCTTCTTCCAGGGGGCTGCCGTCGGCCTGGCGGCGTTCCTCGTCTTCTTCGTCTCCTTGAATCTCTTCCTGGGTGAGAAGTACGCCGCAGGCGCCACTGCTGCCGCCAAGGAGCAGAACGCCCAGCAGGTCGTGAACGGACTGGAGCGGGCGGCGCAGTGCGATCCCTGGAAGGCCTCCTACAGGATGGAGCTGGGGAGGATCTACATGCAGGCGGGAACTGAGCAGGGGGACGGGAGGCTGCTCGGGCTGGCGCTGGAGAGGCTGCGGGAGGCAGTGCGCCTGAACCGGGGTGACGCCGGTGCCAGGGTTCTCTACGCCGGTGCCCTCTTCAGAGCCGGGCAGGTGGAGGAAGGGGTGCGCCAGCTGGAAGAGGCCTTGTCGCTGGCTCCCCTCCGCCAGAGCCTCTACGAGGACCTCGCCCAGGGCTACCTGAGCGCCGGACGCTACCTGCTGGAGCGGCCGCTGAAGGATTCCCGGCAGGGGGAAGAGGGGACATCCCAGGAGGTCGGGGAGCCGCAGGGGGCAGCGCGGGACTACCTGGTGAAGGCCGCCCAGGTGCCGCAACGCCTGAAGCGGCGCATGGCCGCGGTGCCGGAGGCCTACAGGAGGTACTGGGTCAAAGCGCCGCAGCTGGCGGTGACGCCGTCCCTTCAGCTCTCGGCCGGAGAGGCGGCGGCCCTGCTGGGGCGCCGGGAAGAAGCCGTCGAGTATCTTGCCGGGGCCGAACGGGATGATCGCTTCAAGGCGGAGGCCCTCCT